The DNA sequence AGGAATTTTAGAAAACGGTAAGTCTACAATATTACCTATCCTAGAGATAGATTTTGCCAATTGTAAAAAAAGCGGCGAATATTTTTATTCCTGGCGTATGAAGGAATATCAGGGCAATAAAGAGTTCGGCCTTGTGCCTACTTTCCACTGTCCGGCAAGGTTAGATAGAGAAACAGAGGAATTGGTAAAAGAAACGGCCCTAAAGACTCACCAGGCAGTGGGTTGTTGCGATATTTCCCGCACGGACATACGTTTGAGCCAGGATAATATCCCTTATGTACTGGAAATAAATCCTTTGCCGGGGCTGAATCCTACGGAGTCAAACTTTCCGGTTATGGCTTATGCTGCCGGTATGAAATACGAAGATATTATTGAGGCCATATTAATGGGCGCCTCTGAACGGAGGGCGGTTAAAAATGAGTAATAATACAGGCGTAGCAGAGCACCAGAGGTTGCTTGCAGAGACCGTAGTACAGACGCGTATCTCTAGAAGGCCGCAGGATTACCAGCAGATCAGCTTGTATAAAGACGTAAACCCGTTAGACTGGGAAGATTGGCATTGGCAGTTAAAGCACCGCATCCGCTCCCGGGAGGAACTCGCGGAGGTGATAAAATTGACCCGCGAGGAAGAAGAAGGCATAAAGAAGGCCAGCGGCAGGCTGTCTATGGCGATTACGCCTTACTGGGCGACCCTGATTGACCCCGAAGACCCCGAGTGCCCTTTCCGGCGCCAGGCTGTACCTGTAATTTTTGAATCCACAGCGTCTCCGCACGAGATGGTTGACCCGTGCGCCGAAGACAGGGATTCTCCGGCACCGCATCTTGTGCACCGCTATCCCGATAGAGTTTTATTGTTAGCTACTGAATCCTGCGCCATGTATTGCCGCCACTGCACCAGGCGCAGATTAGTAGGAGAGCACGCAGAGAGCGATTCTCCTTCCAGGTTCGATGCGGCAGTCGAATATATAAAAGCAAACAAAAAGATCAGGGATGTACTGATTTCCGGCGGCGACCCTTTTATCTTAGAGGATGAAGAGATTGAAAGCCTGATCCAGAAGATCCGCGGTATCTCGCACGTGGAATTTTTAAGGATAGGTACCCGCGTGCCCGTAACTTTACCGCACCGTATTACGGAAAAACTGGTGAACATGCTTAAAAAATATGCGCCCATCTGGGTGAGCATACATTTTAACCATCCCAAAGAAATTACCAAACGCTGTAAGATTGCCTGCGATATGTTGGCCGACGCCGGCATACCCTTAGGCAGCCAGACTGTCCTCT is a window from the Candidatus Omnitrophota bacterium genome containing:
- a CDS encoding KamA family radical SAM protein, whose protein sequence is MSNNTGVAEHQRLLAETVVQTRISRRPQDYQQISLYKDVNPLDWEDWHWQLKHRIRSREELAEVIKLTREEEEGIKKASGRLSMAITPYWATLIDPEDPECPFRRQAVPVIFESTASPHEMVDPCAEDRDSPAPHLVHRYPDRVLLLATESCAMYCRHCTRRRLVGEHAESDSPSRFDAAVEYIKANKKIRDVLISGGDPFILEDEEIESLIQKIRGISHVEFLRIGTRVPVTLPHRITEKLVNMLKKYAPIWVSIHFNHPKEITKRCKIACDMLADAGIPLGSQTVLLKGINDRPYAMKRLVHELLQIRVRPYYIYQCDPVRGTQHFRTPVAVGINIIEKLRGHTSGYAVPTYVIDGPGGGGKIPVGPNYVLSQAKGKYVLRNYKGKIYTYLE